One genomic region from Neisseria weaveri encodes:
- a CDS encoding AAA family ATPase: MSTVLLKSLSIENLRGSVTPFVLKFEKGKKLMIIYGENGTGKSTISDAFDLLGNSKIGSLEKRGVGASTRVYWPSLGKAYTDVKVTLETSNGTCVLSLDKKNVFLNQEELKPKVSVLRRSEILRLVTAQPADRYKEISRFIDVSGIEASEASLRKLINDKTKDFENAITRVSTNRKNIENFWEQVNRPFPAAILWAESEAKKDSVHFEKRKNDIDGLISCWNKIEGGYDKFLFLSNELKEATLKLSQAESILRDIKEKASEDYLEVMDILQAAKKYFHKHDNVNVCPLCESAENAENLVEEVNKRIELNGLLSQLNIAKQSVLKNEDLVKSQQQRLDDFLKDIKDSFNQLEGYCFNTLEIQDLDLPSFPIPDNPNEWQSWIVENQGKKDAWRQESDKCVDNKNFIETLRRSLDDLKGSENVAKELGVTLPSLKKILNIIESERKKYTDHILGSISVRVGQLYELIHPKEGLDKITLALDAAKRGSLEIAMEFAGKQNTPPQVYFSDSHLDTLGLCVFLALAERENPEQKILVLDDVLGSVDEPHVERVITMIYDVIQKFQHAIVTTHYRPWREKFRWGVLKPEQVCQFVELKHWSLDNGMSLSGSIPEVVRLKKLLEESDPDIQSITGKSGVILEALLDFLTLKYSCAVPRKIGNTYVLNDLLGAVNGKLLKELKVEIRDQSHHSSEVQIGEILKEINQIAQTRNVLGAHFNEFSFNLHPQDGLKFARLVEKLCDALICPDYGWPNKDTGSYWKNSGDTRRLYPLKKPS, translated from the coding sequence ATGTCAACCGTTTTATTGAAAAGCTTATCAATTGAAAATCTTAGAGGATCGGTAACGCCTTTTGTTTTGAAGTTTGAAAAGGGTAAAAAGCTGATGATTATTTATGGAGAAAATGGTACAGGGAAATCTACAATTTCAGATGCTTTTGATTTGCTTGGGAACAGTAAAATTGGTTCATTGGAAAAAAGAGGAGTTGGTGCTTCTACTAGAGTATATTGGCCTTCATTGGGAAAAGCTTATACAGATGTTAAAGTAACACTAGAAACTTCAAACGGAACATGTGTGTTATCTCTAGATAAGAAAAATGTATTTCTTAATCAAGAAGAGTTGAAGCCGAAAGTATCGGTATTACGCCGTAGTGAAATTCTAAGATTGGTTACGGCACAGCCAGCCGATCGTTATAAAGAAATTAGTCGTTTTATTGATGTATCTGGAATTGAGGCGTCAGAAGCAAGTTTAAGAAAATTAATTAACGATAAGACTAAAGATTTTGAGAATGCAATAACACGTGTAAGCACAAATAGAAAGAATATTGAAAATTTTTGGGAACAAGTAAATCGTCCATTTCCCGCTGCTATTTTGTGGGCAGAAAGTGAAGCTAAAAAGGATTCAGTACATTTTGAGAAGAGAAAAAATGATATTGACGGTTTAATATCATGTTGGAATAAAATTGAAGGGGGTTATGATAAATTTCTATTTCTCTCTAATGAGTTAAAGGAAGCTACACTCAAGCTATCACAAGCTGAATCCATTCTAAGAGATATAAAAGAAAAGGCGTCTGAAGATTATTTGGAAGTAATGGATATTCTTCAAGCAGCAAAAAAATACTTTCACAAACATGATAATGTAAATGTGTGCCCACTTTGTGAAAGTGCTGAAAATGCGGAAAATTTAGTAGAAGAAGTCAATAAGCGAATTGAATTAAATGGTTTGTTGTCGCAATTAAATATAGCTAAGCAATCTGTTTTAAAAAATGAAGATCTAGTAAAAAGTCAACAACAACGGCTAGACGATTTTCTAAAAGATATTAAAGATAGCTTTAATCAATTGGAAGGTTACTGCTTTAATACACTTGAAATTCAAGATCTTGATCTTCCATCTTTTCCTATTCCAGATAATCCAAACGAATGGCAAAGTTGGATTGTAGAGAATCAAGGTAAAAAAGATGCCTGGAGGCAAGAATCAGATAAATGTGTAGATAACAAAAATTTTATAGAAACATTACGTAGATCATTGGATGATTTAAAGGGCAGTGAGAATGTTGCTAAAGAATTAGGTGTGACATTACCTAGCTTAAAAAAGATCTTAAATATCATTGAATCTGAACGCAAAAAGTATACTGACCATATTCTCGGGTCAATTTCAGTAAGAGTAGGACAGCTTTATGAGTTGATACACCCTAAAGAAGGACTGGATAAAATTACCTTGGCACTAGATGCAGCCAAACGAGGCTCTTTGGAGATTGCTATGGAGTTTGCAGGGAAACAAAATACGCCACCACAAGTTTATTTTAGCGATTCACATTTAGACACTTTAGGGTTATGCGTATTTTTGGCGCTAGCTGAACGTGAAAATCCAGAACAGAAAATTCTAGTTTTAGATGATGTATTAGGTAGTGTGGATGAGCCTCATGTAGAGCGTGTTATTACCATGATTTATGATGTGATTCAAAAATTTCAACATGCTATTGTTACTACACATTACCGACCATGGAGAGAAAAATTTCGTTGGGGCGTTTTAAAGCCGGAACAAGTTTGCCAGTTTGTCGAGTTAAAGCATTGGTCATTAGATAATGGCATGTCTTTATCTGGTTCCATTCCAGAGGTTGTTAGACTGAAAAAGTTATTAGAAGAATCTGATCCTGATATTCAGTCAATCACAGGAAAATCAGGTGTTATTCTAGAAGCTTTATTAGATTTCTTAACATTAAAGTATTCTTGCGCTGTTCCTAGAAAAATAGGAAATACTTATGTATTAAATGATTTATTAGGGGCGGTAAACGGTAAGTTGTTGAAAGAGTTAAAAGTAGAAATACGTGATCAATCCCATCATTCATCAGAAGTACAAATTGGTGAAATCTTGAAAGAAATAAATCAAATAGCTCAAACCAGAAATG
- a CDS encoding SNF2-related protein: MQQSKFTPHQSKYFAWQLTRQAQNGTIESLASTLVDSQVDLNPHQVDAALFACRNPLSKGVILADEVGLGKTIEAGLVILQHWAERKRNLLIITPANLRKQWHQELQEKFGLQGMILEAKSYNAIKKQGKNPFRQNAPIICSYQFAKSKADDLKAVDWDLVVLDEAHRLRNVYKKGNVIAKTLQEALINVHAKVLLTATPLQNSLLELYGLVSIIDQHVFGDLDSFRSQFGTKPSKQSLQNLRQRLQAVCKRTLRRQVQAYVPYTARLAIVQEFTPSDEEKALSALVAEYLRRPNLQAMPQGQRQLISLVLWKLLASSSRAIAGALDTMSKRLQGVLNEADTTDLVETLDEDYESLDETAEEWENENGDTPSLTRDQYQAITEEIEELNYFKTLAQNIREDAKGKALFGALEKAFAELKRLGAAQKAIIFTESKRTQEYLLECLSKSTYAGENGDGIVLFNGTNSGPQAQTIYKNWLKKHEGSDKITGSKTADTRAALVEHFKEHATIMIATEAGAEGINLQFCSLVINYDLPWNPQRIEQRIGRCHRYGQKHDVVVVNFLDKSNEADARVYELLSEKFQLFEGVFGASDEVLGAIGSGVDIERRIADIYRHCRQPDEIKTSFDALQQELSGEISAAMTQTRQTLLENFDEEVQAKLKIRADDSERTRSKYEKLLLNFTRSALGEHATFDAQGFTLNGLPENLSDGLGHIPTGRYELPRQSGTAYLYRISHPLAQVLLEQAKSCHCPPAKLVFDYGEYQKQHGRISTLEPYIGQSGQLIAKLVTIRAFNNQEQYLLIAAITDNGEILQEADPEKLLGLPASQTLITQPPRIQTALSQDIAARRQDVLNEAQQRNLDYFEQEVQKLDDWADDLKHGLEQEIKETDRQIKEIRRTATTAATLEEKLAWQKKKRELESKRTKQRRELFDRQDDIENQRNELIEELEQNLQQQVEEEEMFFIEWEIIR; encoded by the coding sequence ATGCAGCAAAGCAAATTTACCCCCCATCAGTCTAAATATTTTGCTTGGCAACTGACCAGGCAGGCACAAAACGGCACTATAGAATCTCTTGCCTCTACTTTGGTAGATTCTCAGGTGGACTTAAACCCGCATCAAGTCGATGCCGCCTTGTTTGCCTGTCGAAACCCATTGTCCAAAGGCGTAATTTTGGCGGATGAGGTGGGATTGGGTAAAACGATTGAAGCCGGCTTAGTGATTTTGCAGCATTGGGCGGAGCGCAAACGTAATCTTCTCATCATCACGCCCGCCAATTTACGCAAACAATGGCACCAAGAGTTACAAGAAAAATTCGGCTTGCAAGGCATGATTTTGGAGGCCAAGAGTTATAACGCCATCAAAAAACAAGGTAAAAATCCTTTTCGTCAAAACGCACCGATTATTTGTTCTTATCAATTTGCCAAGTCTAAAGCCGATGACTTGAAAGCTGTTGATTGGGATTTGGTGGTGCTTGACGAGGCACACCGCCTGCGCAATGTCTATAAAAAAGGCAATGTGATTGCCAAAACCTTGCAAGAAGCGCTTATTAATGTACATGCCAAAGTGCTTTTGACTGCCACACCGCTGCAAAACTCGCTTTTGGAACTGTATGGCTTGGTTAGCATCATTGATCAGCATGTATTTGGCGATTTGGACAGCTTTCGCAGTCAGTTCGGCACAAAACCTTCGAAGCAAAGCCTGCAAAACCTACGTCAGCGTTTACAAGCGGTTTGCAAACGCACGTTGCGCCGTCAAGTACAAGCCTATGTTCCTTATACCGCACGTCTTGCGATTGTTCAGGAATTCACACCATCAGATGAAGAGAAAGCACTTTCTGCATTGGTAGCAGAGTATTTGCGCCGTCCTAATCTGCAAGCCATGCCGCAAGGACAAAGACAACTGATTTCACTGGTGCTATGGAAATTATTGGCTTCGAGCAGCCGTGCCATCGCCGGTGCCTTGGATACCATGAGCAAACGTTTGCAAGGCGTATTGAATGAGGCAGATACAACGGATCTCGTCGAAACGCTGGATGAAGATTATGAAAGCTTGGATGAAACTGCAGAAGAATGGGAAAACGAAAATGGTGACACACCCAGCTTAACTCGCGACCAATACCAAGCCATAACCGAAGAAATCGAAGAACTCAATTATTTTAAAACCTTGGCACAAAATATCCGTGAAGATGCCAAAGGCAAAGCATTGTTTGGTGCGTTAGAAAAAGCCTTTGCCGAGCTTAAACGCTTAGGTGCGGCACAAAAAGCCATTATCTTTACCGAATCGAAACGCACCCAAGAATACCTGCTTGAATGCTTATCCAAAAGTACCTATGCAGGTGAAAACGGCGACGGTATCGTACTCTTTAATGGCACCAACAGTGGGCCGCAAGCCCAAACCATCTACAAAAACTGGCTCAAAAAACACGAAGGCAGCGACAAAATCACAGGTTCCAAAACCGCCGATACCCGCGCCGCTCTTGTCGAGCATTTTAAAGAACACGCCACCATCATGATTGCCACCGAAGCCGGTGCCGAAGGCATCAACCTGCAATTTTGCTCGTTGGTCATCAACTATGATTTGCCGTGGAACCCGCAACGTATCGAACAGCGTATCGGGCGTTGTCACCGCTACGGGCAAAAACACGATGTGGTTGTGGTGAACTTTTTGGATAAAAGCAACGAAGCCGACGCCCGTGTTTACGAACTGCTGTCAGAAAAGTTCCAGCTTTTTGAAGGCGTATTCGGTGCCAGCGACGAAGTGCTTGGTGCTATCGGTTCAGGTGTGGATATCGAACGCCGCATTGCCGATATCTACCGCCACTGCCGTCAGCCCGATGAAATTAAAACCAGTTTTGATGCACTGCAACAAGAACTCTCCGGCGAGATCAGCGCGGCCATGACCCAAACCCGCCAAACCCTGCTGGAAAATTTCGACGAAGAAGTGCAAGCAAAACTCAAAATCCGAGCTGATGATAGCGAGCGCACCCGCAGCAAATACGAAAAATTGCTGCTCAACTTTACCCGAAGCGCACTGGGCGAACACGCCACCTTTGATGCACAGGGTTTTACCTTGAACGGGCTACCTGAAAACCTTTCAGACGGCCTGGGCCATATTCCCACAGGCCGTTATGAGCTGCCCCGCCAAAGTGGAACTGCATATCTCTATCGCATCAGCCATCCGCTAGCGCAAGTCCTGCTTGAACAAGCCAAGTCCTGCCATTGCCCGCCAGCCAAATTGGTATTTGATTACGGTGAATATCAGAAACAACACGGCAGAATCAGCACCTTGGAGCCTTATATCGGGCAAAGCGGGCAGTTAATTGCCAAGCTCGTTACCATTCGTGCTTTTAACAACCAAGAACAGTATTTGCTGATTGCCGCTATCACCGATAACGGTGAAATCTTGCAAGAAGCCGACCCGGAAAAGCTGCTTGGTTTACCTGCCAGTCAAACACTCATCACCCAGCCGCCACGGATTCAGACGGCCTTATCCCAAGACATCGCCGCACGCCGTCAAGACGTACTGAATGAAGCGCAACAACGTAATCTTGATTACTTTGAACAAGAAGTACAAAAGCTGGACGATTGGGCAGATGATCTTAAACATGGATTGGAACAAGAAATCAAAGAAACCGACCGGCAAATCAAAGAAATCCGCCGGACCGCCACTACTGCCGCCACATTGGAAGAAAAACTCGCTTGGCAGAAAAAAAAGCGGGAATTGGAAAGTAAGCGCACTAAACAGCGGCGTGAATTGTTTGACAGGCAGGATGACATTGAAAATCAGCGGAATGAACTGATTGAAGAGCTAGAACAAAATTTGCAACAGCAAGTGGAGGAAGAAGAAATGTTTTTTATTGAGTGGGAGATAATACGATGA